The DNA region TAAGTAGGAATAGTATTGTAATTCCGCAAAACTAAACGTTCTGTTAGTGAAGCTAATCTTATTCATGCGGTGTAGGATATTAACGAtatcattaaaatatattatgatgtaaaaaattgaataaaaagtgaaagtatgtataatatatatatatatatatatatatatatatatatatatatatatatatataaagttaaatGATAAGTCAAATTAGTATGCTTTtgagtatttatttaattgtagAATTACAAGAGAGCATAATAGTATTCCTCGTAACAAAGTCCGCATCTTTTGAAAATAGTTGGTgcattttttcaaattatacaTCTTATTCTCCATCCAAAATCCTGAAAGGTGTACATGGTGGGGACTCCAAATTCATATTTATACACACTCACTCTatttaccatttttttaaatgcgtacattattctaacttatctCTTTGAGTCataccaacaaattaaaaagtatataaGCTTTTATTAGCTTTATTTTTTTAGCAAAGAAAAATCTCTTTTTTGGTCATTGCAtttatataaaaggaaaaattacactttttgttcctaagttatattataattgtagaattcgccCCTAATtattggtcatactcacttttcataCCTAATttatcattgacgttgcacttttAGTCATGAAAAGTACAACGTTAATGATAACTTAGAGAGGAAAATTGAACATGATCAACATTTAGCGacgaaaagtacaattttccctatataaaatgataatttattcttttaattgttaACGTAGAAAtaattaactatttaattttttttttatgacacGGTGATTTTGATCTCTCTTTTCAACGATGAAATTCATGAAATAAGATCTTTTAATTAACTTTTGACAGTTAAAGTGTAAAGTTACTCATCAACTTCATATTTCAACTGAGTAGCAAGTAAATATTCATTGtggagaaataataataataataataataataataataataataataataatagtgtatTTGtgagcatttatttatttttaggtatATAAAAGGACATCATATTATGCCCAATAAGGCTATAATAGACAAAATAAAGTCTTCATCTTTCAAAGATATTTGCTGCATAATATCAAACAATAGATCCTATTTTCAATCCAAAATCCATAAAGGTAAACATGGTGGGGGCTACCTAGCTCACCCCCAAATTAATAAATCTGTAATTTGTAATCCAAATATCATTTACAATACGATTCAATATGTAATTCTTTAATCTTTTAAGGGTGCAAATCTTAAAGACAAAGGAAAGGTTGGAATATAAAATTACAcgaaaaattttacaatataaaaaaatgtatcgagcctaattttataaacaaaaagagTAGTGGCATTTTTTGAATACGCGTGCACTATTCTTGTACTGACTTGAAGATCATGAATTCGATTTTTACCAACACCTCTTGGTAGAGCCCGTCAACTATTAcgcataatttcttttttagtactatccactcccatccatgtgggagtgtaaatcggtgACAGtagaccacaaggtatttgacaaaaagaaaataatttaattggtaagtctttaattaattaattaattaatgtttattAGTAATCCAAAAACACTTTTATCCTTCCcccaccccccaaaaaaaacacttttatcCTACCTAGCTAGGACATAGGATCATGAAATTAATGTTGAAGCATGATATGAAGCTTGGGGTGTGCTCTCATGGATGACTTAATaatccacttttttttttttttttttttttgtattttcttttttacccaAGTGTTAGGTATGTATTAAATGATGGATTTGACTTTGTAATCCCCTCTTCTTGTCTTTATCATCTACTTACCCCAACCAACATTCTTATACTAAcatattattacttattactaTCCTTTTATaatgctcaaaaaaaaaattactatccttttatatgattttttattgTAATAATCTTTGAAAAGGGTATTTATGTTTGGAATTCttagaaaataaaagtttaCATTGGAAATTgttatacattttttatttgttttcttgtagAATTATGACGTGTAATTATGATTATACCACTCTAGATTGAATCAAAGGTGAGAGATCAAGCATTCAAATTAGAGATCTCATGTCTTAAAGTCAAACATTCATGTTATTCAGTCACAATACCATTAATGTTGATTACCAAAACATTTAAtgcatataaagtttgatggagCTAGTAATTTGGAAAGAGGCCCCTCTATTAGAAAGACAAGTCAAGACCTAAGATTTAAAATAGGTGCTTTACAATTAATAGTTGGACCTAACGTGTCTAGATCATAGGGCctcaaatttaattagtttagtcAACATATTCAGGATAGAAATTAAGAATCAGTTGTTATGGATGATTgtagaataatgaatataaagttaaaatcaGTTTATTCACTTGACGGTCTCTCATGTCCATTGTAAATAGACTATGTAAGTGTAGACACTCGTGTTAATGAGTGCATGTGCAATTTTAGTGGCCTATCCCTACATACTACTTGTAATCGCTCTAAGATGTTAAATACAAAAACTcgcttcttttaaaaaaatgttgctATTTTTCCATACTAGAAATTCCATAACTTAATTTCTATGTCAAATTTAACGTATGTTTGTTAGCTACTCCTATACAAACTAGCAAAaagttttacaaatttaaattgAGAGTACAGTCTATCATTTGTAGAGTCATTAATGCTAATTGTAGTAATAAATACAAGTAAtattagggtccgtttggaaagcaggaaaatgatttctggaaaatgttttatggaaaatgagtcatttttcgaaaacagtttcatttccagtgtttggatgtattatggaaaactgtctttgtgtgtttggttcattttctggaaaatggatagaattgtataaataaacattgtaattgttttatttaaaatataaaaaattataatagttattaaaataatggtatttaataaaaaatagaatttataaaaaaaaattaaaaaaattaaaaaaaaatttgtagcaAAGGTTTTCGGCGATTTTTCCACCttcttggtccatggtcatgggtgatatagcttggttttggtcgaaaacatgcgaaacagctattctggcgattccgtaaaatgacttacggaaaacaatttcgtaagtcattttccagaaaaatgaactgattttccttagtcaacggaaaacattttccggacgttgccaaacacagaaaattcggaaaacattttccggaagtcattttacgggttaccaaataCACTATTATTCAACTTGATATGGTTTAtcatccttaaccaaatgtTAAGGGTTCGATTCTTGGCATTGGGTATGTATCAGTCTTAAATTTTCAAGTCAACTGTTTCATCCAAAAAGTACCTACAGTTTACTGGTGAACACCTATGTACACCCAAAAAACTTGATATGGATTATGGGCTAATTGCTTTTAAAGAATACACGTTTTTTTAAGCCATTTATAATAGCAATTAAATTAGGAAGTTGGGCTTCATTAGCCTTCCTATCAATTAGAATAAACAGGCATTCTAGTTGGCGCAACTATGGTTAGCCCAATGCTAAATATCAATCCGCAAACTTTAAAATCAATAGTTATATTACGGATCCGAGTCCAACTTATAAGTTGAATCCATAagaatttttgaactctatattcacaattacaaaattttatgttaacaatttcataactctatattcaatagtataacacaatttttgaatctatataacaattGGTCATGTGGCTAGTAGGCCACTCGCCTATGGCTCTACAGGCGAGGGTGGTGGCAGGCAAATGCCAACTACATTCTGTCTAAGTCTTTTCGAGCATCCATagcaatgcatttttttttttttatttttgttagtcAAAAAAAGTGagatgttttgtttttttttgttttttttgtttttttttttaaattgatgtgGAAGATAGTTTTTTGGCTGATTTTTCTTCATGCAAAACACAAGATTTTGTCAGGAACAAAAAAAAAGCAGCAAACAGTAGCACACTTGGCGTGCACCACTGCCGCCTTAGCTAGCAGCCACTCTGAAGAAAAAAAGTCTTTTaattgtgcttttttttttttactttgtcataattttattttttatttttttttccttttaatttttctccttttttgttCTATTGTTTTCTCTCCTAGTAGTACataaaaaaccacaaaaaagtCTTGAATTGATGTGAATGCTCTTAGGCCTTCCCCATTAATGACAtttggttcaaatttttaaGAAGACTTTGATGAGGTGGAGGAAGGAAGTAGGATAGAAAAATGTGTTTGATACCTCCTGTAAATTCAAGggttttttcagaaaatatggGTCCCACTGCTTTGGAAGAACAGCCGCATAGTCTCACGTTGAAGCCAAAAATGGCGCCCAGCACTGTTGGGCGCGTTAATAGactagttttgttttgttttgtttttttgttttttttttttaaatcagcatttgttttatttttttatttttttttctcttccctctcgttttctcttttctaatcacacttataaaaactcctcaaaaaccacaccaaaaCCCTCATTATTGAGAAAGGCCTTAGAGCATctacaataataaatattatgggGTTTTTGTCAGTCCAAAAACGATTCATAATTTTAAAGCTGATGTGGGTGAtagttttttcttcatttcttcctcCTGCAAAACACAATACCTCGtcagaaataaaaaagaaaaaaattaataagcaAAGAAGCAATGAGCGTTGGCGTGCACTGCCACCCCATCGGGCGCGTGAGAGGGTGAGTCAGAGTAGCCGCCAACATTTaactttatttgtttatttatttattttggtttgaaatgtcagatttttttgttttttttttttgttttatttgttaatCGCTTCCcgttttctctttcttaatcagaCTTACAAAAATCCatcaaaaatcataaaaaaaccCTAACTACTAAAAAATACTCTTAAAAGGCTTTGGCAGAATGGCAATTTGGCACAATGGtgcctttatttatttattttatttatattgtaacGGTTCTGAAAcgaggggtgtaaatgagccgagcggttCACGATCTGCTcacgagccgctcggtcaaagctcggctcgagctcggtcaaattcgagctcgagcggctcgtttagtaatcgagccgagctcgagctctaatgtcttaggctcgtggctcgttgagccgctcgcgagccatataaataaataaataaatatatatatatatatatatatatatatatatatatatatatatatatatatttatataatataatatatacatataaaattatagtttatttttaattgaaacatgaatttaaaatcaaacaggtaAAATTTGAACTCAAAATCAAACTCGAACTCGAGTTTAACCCTGATCTTGAGCTCGAACTCGAACAATTGAGCTactcgagccgaactcgagcagctcgaaaattggcgagctcgagctcgagcatcaattcTTGAGCTTaatcgagctcgagccgagccttccttaacgagctcgagctcgagccacccTATGCTCGAactcggctcggctcgtttacacccctatcTGAAACTAGAATCgacaatttcaatttcaaattttccatAATTGGAACCGAAATTGTCAGTACAGTTTCGAGTCCGGTTCAATTTTTACAGTACACAATTCGATCCTAGAAGCAAGTACTATGAAATCATCACAAACTGTCAAATTGTGGTGTGAAGAACCTGAGGTGGGTGGCCATTCCGCCTTTTGTCATAATATGAAATCAACCTCAAATTACAGCTAGTTTCTACATTGTTTTTCCCAAAGAAATGGCAAAGCGAGAGTAATCACTGAGATAAAGCCAAACGGCGCGGTATATCCGAGGTACccaatttgaaaattcaattttttttaaaggctttGGATTGTCCGAAGTTTAGGAGTTTTGAGCTTTGGCTCCAGTGAGATGGCGACGCCGGCATATCCAGACTCCGACTCCCGAAAATGGAGAGAATTTCGCATTCGGATCCCAACCAGACGGCGGAAACATTGAACATCGCAGCTCCTTCCCGTTCAGCGGCCTTTCCCCTCCTCTGCTTCGCCGGAAATTCAGCCTTTGGCGCTCTCGTAGGTTCCATCTTCGGATACGGTAATCATCGTTTACCCTACCCGTCCCCTTCAATTCCCCCTTTCACTGCCTCTTCCGTTTAATTGTTTTCTGGCAACGATGAAATCAAGTTTTGAGTTTGATCCGGCATTTGCTGAAATCATTCGCGATGCTACACTCCGTCACTTCATTCAATCATTCTTCTTTTTTATGTTGTTTCTATAAGCACATTATTAGTTCTGTAACTAGTATCCACTTATGTGCATTACTCATTTATAAATAGAAACTGAAGTTTtcttaatattaagtttatttgATAGTTTTCCCTTTATAAATTTATGCATCCACAAAAAGGTGTAATCGCCCACTCCACCACACCCTGGTTCAATAGGATTGAGGAAGGGTAAATCCTCCtcatttgagaggttgctctcaCATTGTCGCGGGTGAgatttgatctttggtttttttgtgacaaatttcacatttctgACTAGTTGAACTGTCCATGTGGGCTAAATTTATGCATCTGTTAGTAGAATTCATCAGTAATTGTTCACAATCTTTCCTTTTCACTTTGCTCTCATATCTCAACAGTTTCTTGTGGCATTTAATTTCACTATGTACTTGTGTGTTGAACTTTGTACATATGTGTACGGTGTACCAGGTAATGGACTGATAAAGAAGAAGGGATTTAAAGGATCTTTTGTGGAGGCAAGATCTTCTGCAAAGGTATTTGAATTTCTAGtttatttcaaatttgttgGTGTTTCTGTGCTGTGTTTAGATCAATTAATTTGGTTTGATCTGCTTATTAGAGATTTGCAGTGTCATCTGGAGTTGATAATTTGGTTCTTTACCAACTGAATATGCTGAGAGGAAAAGATGATGGTATGTTATGTTCtatcaatttcaagaagaaGACACTGCATTTCTTTtgcattttcatttaatttttcttttgcttttacAGTTATTAATGCTGGAGTTGCAGGGTGTTGCACTGGTCTTGCTCTTAGTTTTCCAGGTACTTTCACCATTTTCTATGAGTAAACTCGATACTACTTGTTAGATGAGTGCTTACCCCTAAGCCAAAAGTTAAAAAGTCATACCAtatgcacaattttattttcttatatgcCGTCACATTTTAGAGAGGCAGGGCGCTAGACTTGACCTTTCACCAGCCTTCACCGAACAAGCCCCCTGTCCA from Ipomoea triloba cultivar NCNSP0323 chromosome 6, ASM357664v1 includes:
- the LOC116023244 gene encoding mitochondrial import inner membrane translocase subunit TIM22-3-like, producing MERISHSDPNQTAETLNIAAPSRSAAFPLLCFAGNSAFGALVGSIFGYGNGLIKKKGFKGSFVEARSSAKRFAVSSGVDNLVLYQLNMLRGKDDVINAGVAGCCTGLALSFPGTPQALVQSCLTSGAFAFIFDGLYRKLAPAKESSSTNSNELREEINGEL